One part of the Sus scrofa isolate TJ Tabasco breed Duroc chromosome 8, Sscrofa11.1, whole genome shotgun sequence genome encodes these proteins:
- the POU4F2 gene encoding POU domain, class 4, transcription factor 2: MMMMSLNSKQAFSMPHGGSLHVEPKYSALHSASPGSSAPAAPSASSPNSSSSAGGGGGSGGGGGGRSSSSSSSGSSGGSGGGSEAMRRACLPTPPSNIFGGLDESLLARAEALAAVDIVSQSKSHHHHPPHHSPFKPDATYHTMNTIPCTSSASSSSVPISHPSALAGTHHHHHHHHHHHHQPHQALEGELLEHLSPGLALGAMAGPDGAVVSTPAHAPHMATMNPMHQAALSMAHAHGLPSHMGCMSDVDADPRDLEAFAERFKQRRIKLGVTQADVGSALANLKIPGVGSLSQSTICRFESLTLSHNNMIALKPILQAWLEEAEKSHREKLTKPELFNGAEKKRKRTSIAAPEKRSLEAYFAIQPRPSSEKIAAIAEKLDLKKNVVRVWFCNQRQKQKRMKYSAGI; this comes from the exons atgatgatgatgtccCTGAACAGCAAGCAGGCGTTCAGCATGCCGCACGGCGGCAGCCTGCACGTGGAGCCCAAGTACTCGGCATTGCACAGCGCCTCGCCCGGATCCTCTGCCCCCGCGGCGCCCTCCGCCAGCTCTCCTAACAGCTCGAGCAGTGCTGGCGGCGGTGGCGGTAGTGGCGGGGGCGGTGGAGGCCGGAGCAGCAGCTCCAGTAGCAGTGGCagcagcggcggcagcggcgggggcTCCGAGGCGATGCGGAGAGCGTGTCTTCCAACCCCACCG AGCAATATATTCGGCGGGCTGGATGAGAGTCTGCTGGCCCGCGCCGAGGCTCTGGCGGCGGTGGATATCGTCTCCCAGAGCAAGAGCCACCACCATCACCCGCCCCACCACAGCCCCTTCAAGCCGGACGCCACCTACCACACCATGAATACCATCCCTTGCACGTCGTCTGCTTCCTCTTCGTCGGTGCCCATCTCGCACCCGTCCGCGCTGGCCGGCacgcaccaccaccaccaccaccatcaccaccaccaccatcagccgCATCAGGCGCTTGAGGGCGAGCTGCTGGAGCACCTGAGTCCTGGGCTGGCTCTAGGCGCTATGGCGGGCCCCGACGGCGCGGTCGTGTCCACTCCAGCTCACGCGCCACACATGGCTACCATGAACCCCATGCACCAAGCTGCTCTCAGCATGGCCCACGCGCACGGGCTGCCCTCACACATGGGCTGCATGAGCGACGTGGACGCCGATCCCCGGGACCTGGAGGCCTTCGCCGAGCGCTTCAAGCAGCGACGCATCAAGCTGGGGGTGACCCAGGCGGATGTGGGCTCCGCGCTGGCCAACCTCAAGATCCCCGGCGTGGGCTCGCTCAGCCAGAGCACCATCTGCAGGTTCGAGTCCCTCACGTTGTCTCATAACAATATGATCGCGCTCAAACCCATCCTGCAAGCGTGGTTAGAGGAGGCGGAGAAGTCCCATCGCGAGAAGCTCACCAAGCCGGAGCTCTTCAACGGCGCGGAGAAGAAGCGCAAGCGCACGTCCATCGCGGCGCCGGAGAAGCGCTCGCTCGAAGCCTACTTCGCCATCCAGCCGCGGCCCTCCTCCGAGAAGATCGCCGCCATCGCGGAAAAGCTGGACCTTAAGAAAAACGTGGTGCGAGTCTGGTTCTGCAACCAGaggcagaaacagaaaagaatgaaatattccGCGGGCATTTAG